A DNA window from Plasmodium vinckei vinckei genome assembly, chromosome: PVVCY_10 contains the following coding sequences:
- a CDS encoding mitochondrial ribosomal protein L21 precursor, putative produces MDIKIKLINFFRTKHGISPVSCTPQWNAIRAAKRGLTYYPCRRQEGHKIELMLGKHRKRKINPPLYPIHPNEEKKKNLNNFITYKDLKIRWKNTSKNYRKKVTIARKWKNLHCLLPQNKDSCIFILHKNLPRTRNKKENISNSIVEKDVEKDIQKDIKIDNEKDVEKDSTKLVVRGRRRNKQPIKRENMIEENPNVDSINNYYDKPPKHLEYLIKKNELFCIFKSNFINEHKVTIGDIVQTEKLHRKKAGDVVYFGTILFVGSKDFSIIGKPTIPYCKVKATIEQVTLSKEILSFRYKKVRRSSRFLRVKHWITILKIDDIIIDLKSEIHDERNKPLQILDLWANRWLYQKELNFIKFDKNNKPLAEQIYDLVEHQPNTLHRRGLTKCYRFHPDPYLPLSY; encoded by the exons atggatataaaaataaaattaataaatttttttagaaCAAAGCATGGCATATCACCAGTTTCATGTACTCCTCAATGGAATGCGATAAGAGCAG CAAAACGCGGTTTAACCTATTACCCTTGCCGAAGACAAGAGGGTCATAAAATA gAACTAATGCTCGGAAAACACAGgaagagaaaaataaacCCGCCTCTTTACCCAATACATccaaatgaagaaaaaaaaaaaaacttaaataattttataacatataaagatttaaaaattcgATGGAAAAATACTTCTAAAAATTATAGGAAAAAAGTAACTATAGCTCGAAAGTGGAAAAACTTACATTGTCTTTTACCTCAGAATAAGGACtcatgtatttttattttacataaaaatttaccAAGAACccgaaataaaaaagaaaacattTCAAATTCGATTGTAGAAAAGGATGTAGAAAAGGATATACAAaaggatataaaaattgataatGAAAAGGATGTAGAAAAGGATAGCACAAAGTTAGTTGTACGTGGACgaagaagaaataaacAACCAATTAAACGGGAAAATATGATTGAAGAAAATCCTAACGTAGATAGTATTaacaattattatgataaacCACCAAAACATTTAGAATaccttataaaaaaaaatgaattattttgtatatttaaatcaaattttataaatgaaCATAAAGTAACAATAGGTGATATTGTACAAACAGAAAAGTTACATCGAAAAAAAGCTGGGGATGTTGTTTATTTTGGTACTATTCTATTTGTAGGATCTAAAgatttttcaattattgGTAAGCCTACTATTCCATATTGTAAAGTTAAAGCAACAATAGAACAAGTAACATTAagtaaagaaatattaagttttagatataaaaaagtaagACGATCAAGTAGATTTTTAAGAGTAAAACACTGGATaactatattaaaaattgatgatataataattgaCTTAAAAAGTGAAATACATGATGAAAGAAATAAACCATTACAAATACTTGATTTATGGGCTAATAGATGGCTATATCAAAAggaattaaattttattaaattcgataaaaataataaacctTTAGCAgaacaaatatatgatttagTAGAACATCAACCAAATACTTTGCATCGAAGAGGTTTAACTAAATGCTATAGGTTTCACCCTGACCCTTATCTCCCACTCTCATATTAA
- a CDS encoding cytochrome c oxidase assembly protein COX14, putative, which yields MGIKFEFFRFFKLNYYSFYVKKEKIYTFLHTTTAYSLVGLTIYLGYSFFNMWNEAVHYSYKHYVRKEKQRKELYEKIRTARDMGLIPHSEVSR from the exons atgggaataaaatttgaatttttccgattttttaaattaaactattattcattttatgttaaaaaagaaaagataTATACATTTCTTCACACTACAACTGCATATTCCCTAGTTGGCTTGACTATCTACTTAG ggtattccttttttaatatgtgGAATGAAGCTGTGcattattcatataagCACTACGTAAGAAAAGAG aaaCAAAGAAAAGagttatatgaaaaaattcgAACCGCACGAGACATGGGCCTAATCCCCCATAGTGAAGTATCCCGTTAA
- a CDS encoding copper transporter, putative, which translates to MTGTRLQKHASFMLALFYFFKIGNGIVNCSCHQEVNKDGYPLPMYFNYNMNIKFLFDFLQAETMNQFIFYNVLCVLLGFLSIYIKIIKKGVTKIEKKTELKENLLNLNKMCAYWRFNYTLLTFINYTVDYLLMLIRYDIIIVELFKLDNIDKCKIKKSIIKKYKQLFENNNTMKFYKGIKTLVYEKNIIIQYMEYYKKLNKQYFQDLKEIQDSNDVLKHKLNNLIKII; encoded by the exons ATGACTGGCACACGCTTACAAAAACACGCAAGTTTTATGCTTgctctattttatttttttaaaattggaAATGGAATAGTAAACTGTTCATGCCACCAAGAAGTAAATAAAGATGGTTATCCTCTTCCTatgtattttaattataatatgaatatcaaatttttatttgattttttacaaGCAGAAACTATGAAtcaatttatattttataatgtaTTATGTGTATTACTAGGATTTCTATCAatctatattaaaataattaaaaagggTGTAactaaaattgaaaaaaaaacagagTTAAAAGAAAATCTTCTTAATCTTAATAAAATGTGTGCATATTGGAGATTTAACTACACACTTTtaacatttattaattatacagttgattatttattaatgttAATT aGATATGATATTATAATAGTTGAACTATTTAAGCTCGATAATATTGACAAgtgtaaaattaaaaaatctataataaaaaaatataaacaactttttgaaaataataatacgaTGAAGTTTTATAAAGGAATAAAAACTTTagtatatgaaaaaaatataataattcaatatatggaatattataaaaaactaaacaaacaatatttccaagatttaaaagaaatacaAGACTCAAACGATGTGTTAAAACACAAATTAAACAActtaatcaaaataatataa
- a CDS encoding mitochondrial import inner membrane translocase subunit TIM8, putative, which produces MDSETKDGNIDNFLSQLNTLNKIISSFKETCKISSYCFDKCVSYPERSLSNANKKCIWNCTQRYIECDYFIKNRSKDTGKLSSINLMDEINASNFGKIKN; this is translated from the exons ATGGATAGTGAAACAAAAGATGGCAATAtagataattttttatcacaGCTAAATACATTAAATAAG ATTATATCATCCTTTAAAGAAACTTGTAAAATATCATCCTACTGTTTTGATAAGTGTGTTAGTTATCCAG aAAGAAGCTTAAGCAACGCAAACAAAAAGTGCATATGGAATTGCACACAAAGATATATAGAATgtgattattttataaaaaaccGATCAAAGGATACTGGAAAATTATCAagtataaatttaatggaCGAAATAAATGCATCAAATTttggaaaaattaaaaattag